The following is a genomic window from bacterium.
CCGCGATTACCTCGTCAACAATACCATACTGCTTGGCTTGTTCAGCTGACATAAAAAAGTCTCTATCTGTATCAGTTTCTATTTTTTCTATTGACTGCCCTGTGTGCTTTGCGAGAATTTTATTTACTCTCTCTTTTAAGTCAAGCATTTCTTTTGCGTGAATATTAATATCTGACACCTGTCCCTGCATACCTCCTGAGGGTTGATGAATAAGGACACGTGCATTTGGAAGAGACATTCTTTTCCCTTTTGTCCCTGCAGCGAGTAATATGGCAGCTGCACTTGCTGCCTGCCCCATGCAAATAGTAGAAATATCTGATTTCACGAACTGCATAGTGTCGTATATTGCTAATCCTGCAGTAGCCACTCCTCCAGGACTGTTTATATAAATGGTTATGTCTTTATCCGGAGCTTCAAATTCCAGATACAATATCTGCGCAATTACAACATTAGCTACATTATCATCTATAGGAGTTCCGATAATTATATTTCTGTCTTTTAATAATCTTGAATAAATGTCATAGGCGCGTTCGGTTCTGCCTGTTTGCTCTATTACCATTGGAATTAAACTCATAATACCACCTCCATCAGGCTACGTGCCTGCAGCAATTATTAATTTTCAATCTTGGCGTTTTCGTATATAAAGTCAAGAATTTTCTGTCTTTTCATTTGTCTTTGTATGTACTCTATGTAATTGTCCATATTGGCTGTTTTATTAG
Proteins encoded in this region:
- the clpP gene encoding ATP-dependent Clp endopeptidase proteolytic subunit ClpP, translating into MSLIPMVIEQTGRTERAYDIYSRLLKDRNIIIGTPIDDNVANVVIAQILYLEFEAPDKDITIYINSPGGVATAGLAIYDTMQFVKSDISTICMGQAASAAAILLAAGTKGKRMSLPNARVLIHQPSGGMQGQVSDINIHAKEMLDLKERVNKILAKHTGQSIEKIETDTDRDFFMSAEQAKQYGIVDEVIAEKK